Within the uncultured Draconibacterium sp. genome, the region TTTTCTCCACATAAATACGTTCAAAATTGGGATACTCCGATTTTGATCGTGCAAGGCGAAAAAGACTACCGTGTTCCGGCAGAGCAGGGAATGGCAGCGTTTAATGCAGCTGTTTTGCGTGGAGTGCCTGCTGAAATGTTATATTTACCGGAAGAAAATCACTGGGTGTTGCAACCTCAAAACGGAATTTTGTGGCAACGTGTATTTTTCAATTGGTTGGATAAGTGGTTGAAATAAGATTTATTTTACTCCCAAAAGGATGTCATCTTTATGAATTCAACAATGAAAGATGACATCCTTTTTTTGTGCTTAATTTTCAAGCATGATTTCCATAAGGTTGATAGCTGTTAATTCGCCTTTTTTCTTTATCAGCTCGCGTGGCGTGCCATCGCCAACTTCGTAGGTTACAGCTTCTGCACCATATTCATGAAAAATGGAAACCGTAGAATTAACACGCTCAACATCTTCAGCATTGGGGCGGATATTTGGATCGTAACCCGGAATATCTTTCGCCATTGCTTGTATAATTTTTGGAACTATTCCCGGCATATTTCCTTTTAGCTCCGGAGCGATGGTGTAGTAGATATCTTCGTATGTAGAATGAAAATCGATCATAAAATAGAATTTCCGTTGCTCAGCTACTTTGTTTTGCATGAATTTACGGATGGCTTGTGTTTCCGGCTGGTTGAAATCTTCCCAGTCGCGGTTCAGATCGATTCCGCCGGCGCCATGTCGCCAGTGTCCATTGTTCACACCGTCGGGATTCACGCACGGTACTACATAAATACAATATTCATTTCTGAATTTTTCCTGCAACTCACCGGATGCACATAGCTCCTCGGTAAAAGCTTTCATAGCCATCCATCCTGTAACCTCAGGCGGATGTTGACGTGAAAGCACCATCAGCATTTTTTTACTTTTCGGATTGCCAATTTGCAAATAGTTTATAGACCGGCCTTCTTTGCTTTTCCCTAATTCATCAAAACTTACAAATGATCTCTCAGCAAGTCCTCCGGCCCACTCATAAATATCTTTTGAAACAATTAGTTCTTGTGCTGCGACCCAGGTTGTATCGCTGTTCACTTGTAAGCTGAATTCGCAAAATTTAGGAGATTCACCGCTTGTAACCGATGCTGTGTCGGTTAAGTAAACTGTTGAATCAACCGGTGCCCAGCTTTTTCTATCCGTACTGATCTTTGGATAATACCGGTGCCCAACGCCTTCGTTGTAGGTGATTCTTAGCTGAATCTCTCTTTCTGTCTCCGACCAGATTTTAAATGCATACCACGGGCTTTCATTTATTGGCGTATTTTCAGGTGTTACCAAAACGGTAACTTCATTTTCGCCGGTAAGTGCTACTCCGTTTAATCGGGCGCCATCGAATTCGTTTGACAAAAAAATACCGTTACCTACATCAAATGTCTTTTTAAGTTGGTATTGAATGGGGCGGGTGAGCGTACTCACTTTTTTTATGGGCGCCTGGCCTTTCCATTTTGTGTCTTTTGGTTGGCACGATGCCAGAAAGAAAAGAACTGAGGCGGCAAAAATCAGATAGTATTTCATGGTTAAATTGATTCGTTCAGTAATGTTTCAATTAATGCTTCGGTTTCTGTTTTATAATCCTCGTATGCATCGCCTGTTCCGGGGCCTGAAAATCCGGTGTGTATTTCCTGTATTTCGCCTTTTCGGCCGATATAAATGGCTGTAGGATAGGAAATAATTTTATTCAGCATTGGCAGAGCTTCAGCGGCTTTCTTCTTGTTAGATGTTCCTGCTAAGACGAGTTCCCACGAAACATTCAGATCATTTCGATAACGCTTGATACGTTGTTGAAAATAGTCGAAATCAGGTTTTACTTCAAAATCAAGCCCGATAATTTCCAGTCCGGCAGCATTATATTTTTCGTTCATCTCAACCAGAAAGCGTGTTTCGTCCATACAATTCGGACACCAGGTTCCAAAAATCTGAACGATTACAGCTTTTCCTGTATATTTTTCATCGGCTAATGAAATGGTGTCACCCTTTTCATTCGGGAAAGCAAAACTCAATTTGTCGTAACCCGGATTCAGATAGGTAAGCGTTTTCATATCGGCCAATTCAGCTCCATCTGCTTTTACTGCGCTCCATTTTTCTTTATAAGTATTTCCTGAATAGAACAGTCCGTTTAATGTGGAATCGTTGAGTTCAGCAGTGAATTTAAAAACATGCGCACCATCAAAACACGACAATTGCATGGTGTTGCCATTTACCACACCTTCCAGGTAGCGATAGTCGCCTGTTTCTGTTTGGAATGTTCCGGTAATATGATTGCCGTCTTGTTCAAAAATCCCTATTGCCGGACTGCCGTTTTCTTCTTCACCAAAGTTTACTTTCCATTTACCAGAGAAATCAGCGGCATTTTTATTCGTAATTTCAAAACGATTTTCAATACCATATTCGGCTTCAAACGGAATGGGGAGTACCTTACTTTTGTTGTAGTTGAAGTATTCGCCAGTAATTTTCTCTCCACTTATTTTACCTTTAAACTCAGAGCCAAAAACAGGCATTTTAATAAACACGGAATCTCTCTTGTAAGTTACTTCCTGAACATCAATTTGTTCGTCAGCATTTGTAACTGCGAGGTGCTTTTCATTAATAACTTGAACATTGAAGGGAATCTTTTGATCCGGATTTTGATCATCGATTTGGAAAGCGAACAGCCAGTTTCCTGTTTTTAACACAGAATCGGTTTTGGGAGCGCAGGAACACAGCAATCCCAGTATAATATACAGCGCAGTTTTTTTCATCTAAAAAGTATTTTGCCTTAAATCTAAACAAAAATTAAAGAGTTGGCCAAGACCTGGATTATATTGATCAAAACGTTATTTTTGACGAAACATTTGAAACAAAGTATGCAAAAAATACACGTAGGTTTTATTGGCGCAGGTGGAATTGCCCGTGCACATGTTTATGCGATTCTGGCTCTGAAGTTTTATTATAACGAAGTTCCCGAAATTGTTTTGGAGTCGGTAGCATCGGCAAGAAAGGAGAGTCGTGAAGCTTTTGCGCAGCAATTGGGATTCGGTAAGGCTGAATCAGTGGAGGACTTTGCTAAGAATGAAAAAATTGAAGCAGTATATATTTTGGGGCCGAACAAAGTGCATTTCGAGCATTTTCAAATGGCGCTGCAAATGCCTGGCGTAAAATATATTTACCTCGAAAAACCGGTTTGTTCTTCGCTGGAAGAGGAAGAACAAATGAAAGAGCTGCTGGAAACTGCAGGTCAGGATGTTCGTATTCAGGTGGGATTTCAATATTTGCAAACTTCGTCGGTTCGCGAGGGATTGAAATTCTGGCGGTCAGGGAAGATTGGAAAGCCAATTCATTTCGATCTGAAATATTACCACGGTGATTATCTGCAGGAAAGTTACCGCAAAAAACGTGTTACTCGTTTAACTCCTGCTCCCGATGGCGGTGCGATGGCCGATCTTGGATCGCACGGAATTAGTTTGCTGATGGCTTTTATGGGTGAGGAATTGCAAATAACCAGCGGCTTGCAGGCCGGCGATTTTGATGGTGTACCTGCCGGATCAGATTTGTTTAGTTCGCTTTCGTTATACGAACCAAAAACCGGCGCCGTTGGAAATATGTCGGCAAGTAGGATTAGCTCCGGTTCAGGCGATTTGGTATCGCTGGAGATTTATGCAGAAAACGGTGCATTCCGTTATTCATCGCAGAATCCGGAGTACTTTGAATATTATACGGAAGGTTCGGATCAGTGGGTAAAACAGATGGTTGGCAGCAACTATAAACCGGTTACCAGTTTCCCTTCAGGTCATGTTCCGTCGGGTTGGTTGCGCTCTATGGTGCATGCGCATTACCAATTTCTCACCGGCGATGATTCGGAGGCCGTAATTGCTGATTTAGAACACGGTTTGGCCGTACAACGCATTGTTCGCGAAACAGCCGATCATTTACAACAATTCAGAGAAAACTTTAAGAATGACAAATAGAAAAAGTGGAATTCTTCTGCATATAACTTCGCTGCCGGGGCAGGAAGGTGTTGGGACATTGGGGAAAGAAGCGTATGCCTTTGTTGATTTACTGGAGGAGAGCAGTCAGAAACTCTGGCAGATTCTACCTCTTGGACCGGTTGGAGCCGGGAATTCGCCTTACCAATGCTACTCGGCATTTGCAGGAAATCCGGTGTTGGTGGATCTGGAGTTGCTTTTACACGAAGATCTGCTGAATGATGAGGACTTTGAAAAGATACCGTCGTTTAAGAAATCAAAAGTAGAGTTTGGCAAAGTTTCAGCATGGAAAAGCACGATGTTGAAAAAGGCATTTCAGCAATTTAAGGAAAATAAATTTGATCATTTTCGCGATGAATATTACCACTTTTTAAATGAACATGGCTGGTGGTTAAACGATTATGCTTTGTTTATTTCAGCCCGCGATTATTTTGGTGGTTTGCACTGGAGTGAGTGGGATCTTGGAATAAAATTCAGAGATCCGGAAGCTGTAAACGATCTTTCTGAAAGACTGGAACAGCAAATTGCTTATGAAAAATTTGTTCAGTTTATGTTTTTCAGGCAGTGGCACCGGTTAAAACATTATGCTAACGAAAAAGGCATTCAGATTGTTGGTGATGTGCCGCTGTACGTTTCGGGCGACAGTTCGGATGTTTGGACAAATACCGATATTTTTTTGTTGGATGATGAACTGCAACCGACAGAAGTTGGTGGTGTGCCTCCTGATTATTTCTCGGAAACAGGCCAGCTGTGGGGAAATCCGGTGTTCAATTGGCAGCGACTAAAAGAACGCGAATACGACTGGTGGATGGCACGTTTGCATTTTAACCTGAACATGTTTAACCAGGTGCGTATCGATCATTTCCGTGGACTGGAATCGTTTTGGTCGGTTCCGGCAGGTGAGGAAACTGCCATTAACGGAAAGTGGATTCCTGCGCATGGTTATGAGATGCTGAGTTTAATAAAAAGCCAGATTGGTGTTTTGCCCTTTATCGCTGAGGACTTGGGAATCATAACCACCGAAGTAGATCATTTACGCGAACGCTTTAACCTGCCGGGAATGAAAGTTCTACAATTTGCTTTTGCTACGAATGCAACCAACAAAGATTTGCCCCACAATTATGAACGAAACTATGTTGTTTATTCCGGCACGCACGATAATAACACAACTTTAGGTTGGCTGAATGCTGTTAAAGCAGAGGAAAAGAGACTGGTGGAAAAGTATATTTCAGAAGAGAATTCGGCAAGACAGATTATGCAAATGGCTTTGGCATCTGTGGCCGATACTGCCATTTTTCCCATGCAGGATGTGTTGGAGTTAGACGAAAAATCGCGGATGAACACACCGGGAACAGCAACCGGAAACTGGGAGTGGCGTTTTCAGTGGAAACAGTTGAAAGCGGGGCAGAAGAAGTTTTTGAGAGAAACTACGGAGAAGTATAATCGGTAGATAAGGCAAAAGGCAAAAGTAGAAAGGTAAAAGGCAAAAGTTAAGGACAGCTATGTTGGGCGAAATTCCAATCTAAACGTCTGGAGCAAAAGGTAAATTTTCAGTATCCAGTCGCAGTTGGCAGTTTTGCAGTTGGTTTTTTATAAGAGTTAACCACAAAGTTGTAAGAAGGAAGCATAGAGTTTCACAGAGAAAAAGTTAAAAGCTTTACGTACAATTTTTCAATTTATCAGTTCAGCAATTTTTCGATTCGTCAATCTCATTCAATCTTAAAATCAATCTACATCAATCTTTGCAACTAGCAACACAAAAATACCGCTTCAGCAAACTTTTGTGGTTGTTCGGCGTGTAGCCAGTGGCCGGCTTTGGGAATGTCGACAATTCGGGCTTCCGGATAAATTTCTTTTATGAGTTCTTTATCATCGTCCTGAATATATTTCGAAAGCAAGCCACGAATAAAAATTACCGGGTATGCTGTTATCGGAATACGATCGTCGAGCCAGTGAATATTTACGCCGCCAACTATTTCTTCCAGGTAATCGTAAAGAACTTCGTGGTTAACGCGCCACTGAAACTGTTTGGTTTTCTTATTTTTCTCAACGTTTTTCAGTAGAAACATTCTGATGCGTTCGTCGTCGATTTTTTCTGCCAGAAAATCGTCCACATCGTTACGCGATTTAACCATCGAAAAATCAATGTCCTGCATGGCCAGCAAAATATTTTGGTGCAGGTAAAATTGTCCCTCTTGCTTTAGTTGTAGATAATCTTTTGGGGCAATGTCGGCAATAACAAGTTTTTCAACCTTTTCAGGATAATCGGCAGCAAACCACATGGCTGTTTTCCCACCCATGCTGTGCCCAAGGATTGTGGCTTTTTCAATATTGTGCTTTTCAAAAAACTCCGCCAGGTCGTCGCGCATGTCGTTGTAAGTATGCGTTTCAGCAAATCCCGATCGCCCGTGATTTCGCTGATCGATCATATAAACGGTATGCTTTTCAGCCAGGCGTTTAGAGATGGTCATCCAGTTATCCGACGATCCATATAGTCCATGTATAATTACCAGTGGCGATCCACTGCCTGTCTTTCTGTAGTATAAATCCATAGTGTGTTAACTTCTGTACTTGCCGTTTTGTTCTATTTCAGGCAGTCGAGGTATTTCTGAATAGTGGTTTCCAAACCTAAATAAAGTGCATCTGCAATAAGCGCATGCCCGATCGAAACTTCTTTTAAGTTCGGAATTTTATGGTACATGTAGTTCAGGTTTTCCAAACTCAAATCGTGACCGGCATTTACATCGATGCCTAAATTTGCCGCCATTTTTGCCGCCACTACAAACGGTTCAATTGCTTTTGCATGGTCAATAGGGTAGAATGTTGCATAGGGTTCGGTATATAATTCAATACGGTCTGTTTTTATCTCGGCAGCACCTTCAACAGCTTTTTCATCCGGATCGACAAAAATAGAAGTGCGAATACCTGCTTCCTGTAAACGAGCAATCACATCTTTAAGAAAACCAAGATGTTTCCATGTATCCCAGCCATGATCGCTGGTTAATTGAGCGTCGGTATCCGGAACCAAAGTAACCTGGTCGGCTTGCACTTCAATAACCATTTTTAAGAAATCTTCGTTGGGGTAACCTTCAATGTTGAATTCGGTGGTTATCAATGGTTTAATCTCGTAAACATCTTTACGTGTAATATGTCGTTCGTCGGGGCGTGGATGAATGGTAATTCCTTGAGCACCAAATTTTTGACAATTAATAGTGGCATCCTTAACGCTGGGCACTTTGCCGCCGCGAGAGTTTCGCAGTGTTGCAATTTTATTTATATTTACACTAAGTCTGGTCATAACTAAAAATTTAAAAACGCAAGTTACTATTTTCAGGCTGAACGATTAACATTAAACAGTAAAGTTTTGTTGGCAGAAAAACTAATATCAGATGTAATTCCATCGGTAAGCAGTTCCGAAACGGGCCGTAAAGCGCTGAGTCATATGGATGTTTATCGTGTTTCGCATATCCCGGTGGTTGACGAATCCAAATATCTGGGGCTTGTTTCTGATAAATTGATATACGATCTGAACCTGGTCGAAACCCAGCTTTCAACAGCATTAGATAAGCTGAACACCACTCATGCTCATAGCGATCAGCATATTTTCGAGCTGGCAATTGTAATGTACAAGCTAAAAATTAGTGTGCTGCCGGTGCTCGATGAAGACCATTATTACCTCGGTGCAATTACCTTGTATGATTTGGCACGTCGGTTTGCAAGTTTGTTTTCCTTACAGGAAGTTGGCGGTGTACTGGTCATCGAGATGAATGTGAGCGATTATTCCGTTTCGCAGATCAGCCAGATTGTGGAAAGTAACGATGTGAAAATACTCAGCTTTTTTATTGATCGTAAACCCGGAGCGAATGTTTTGGATGTGATTCTGAAACTTGATTCAGAAGAACTGTCAGGAGTAGTTCAGGCATTGATGCGTTATGATTATAATGTAAAAGCCATTTATCAGGATCGGTCGATGTTGAATGATCTGTATCAGGATCGTTTCGACCAGTTTATGAAATTTATGAATATTTAAATCCATTGTAATAGTGAAAGTTGCAGTATTTGGCACGCTGGTTTCCGATGATTTTGTTCCTGTGTTGCAGGAGTTTTTTGGCTTTTTGCGCCAAAAAAATATCGAAGTTCAATTATATAAACCTTTTTATTCGCACCTGGTTGAGGAGTTGAACAGCTCAACATATTACACCTCGTTTTTTCATTCGTATTCCGATTTTGATCCCGACAATGATTTTATTTTTAGTGTTGGGGGCGACGGAACTTTTCTGCAGTCGGTTTTGAATATTCGTAATTTCGATATCCCGGTAATTGGACTAAATGGTGGTCGTTTAGGATTTCTGGCAGATATCTCGGAAGACCAGGTACATTACGCGCTCGAAAGTATTTTTAGAAAGAACTATAAAATTGTAGAACGCTCGATGCTGGAGATAGAATTCTCGAACCAGGAAGACCTCGACTTTAATTATGCATTGAATGAGATGACGGTGCTGAAAACCGATAACTCATCGATGTTAAATGTAACGGCACGGGTTAACGGCGAGTTCCTAAATAACTATTGGGCTGATGGTTTGATAATTGCCACTCCAACAGGATCAACAGCCTACTCGTTGAGTGTTGGTGGCCCTATTCTAACACCAAATTCGGCTAACTTTGTAATTACACCGCTGGCCCCGCACAATTTGACTATACGCCCGATTGTAGTGCCCGACACCTGTGAAATAGAACTAACTGTTGAAGGGCGGGGAACCAATTACCTGACTTCGCTTGATTCGCGTTCGTTTGCTGTTGAGTTTTCTACAAAAATAAAAGTGAAAAAAGCCGGGTTTAAACTCAAAACTTTACAACTTCCGGAGCAGCCGTTTTTTAATACCTTACGTAGTAAGCTAATGTGGGGAATGGACCGCAGAAACTACAATTCATAGGCCTACTTAACAATTTTTAATCTTTGTTTCGGTTTTATAATAACAAAGGAGCATGTTATTTTTAGAATTATATTACTTTTGTAGCTTTTGAAAGCAAAAGATAAAACGTTTTTATACGTTTAAGTTCATTGATATTCAGTTTGTTATGAGGTTGATTTTTGTTCGCCGATATGTGTGTTTTTGCAGCTTTTTCAGGATAGAAAAAACACGATTGAAACCGACAGTGATCATTTCATTTCAAAATGAAGAAAATGATAAAAATAACATGTCTGAAACCTTGTTAAATAAACGAAATTGAATACCAAGATGAAGAAATTATTATTGGTGTTTGTTACAGTTTTGCTGACTGTTTCAGTACATGCGCAAAAAACAGCTGACATCGGAATCTGGGGAGGTACATTAACATCGGTACATGGCGACATGGATGATGACACCCCGTTTCAATCGTTCAATTTAAATTTTGGAGCTTATTTCAGGTATAATTTTAATGCCCGCGTTGCTATGCGTGCTATGTTTCTTACTGGTACTTTTGCCAGCGAAGGAACAGTGGAAAGTGCGCCATGGGAGTTTGATAAATCGGTTCAGGATTTAACCTTGCAGGCAGAAATTAATTACCTGAGGTATATTTTAGGAAAACAGAAACTTCGGTTTAGTCCGTATGTTACATTTGGAATTGGAGTAGCTTATTTTCCCTATACTTTTACGGTAGGGAGGCTTGCGACTGATCCTTTAGGACCGGCAGGTATTTCGGGATTTAATCCCGATCATCCAGAGCTAAATGGTGACGTTGTTGGCGACTATGAAGAATCAGTAACAACACTAACCATTCCGTTTGGGATGGGATTTAAATATACCATTGGCGATCGTTTGGGAGTAGGAGTAGAATACCAGATGCGCAAATATATGAGCGATCAATTGGACGATTTGGATGATCCGTTGGCACATGTA harbors:
- a CDS encoding M14 family metallopeptidase yields the protein MKYYLIFAASVLFFLASCQPKDTKWKGQAPIKKVSTLTRPIQYQLKKTFDVGNGIFLSNEFDGARLNGVALTGENEVTVLVTPENTPINESPWYAFKIWSETEREIQLRITYNEGVGHRYYPKISTDRKSWAPVDSTVYLTDTASVTSGESPKFCEFSLQVNSDTTWVAAQELIVSKDIYEWAGGLAERSFVSFDELGKSKEGRSINYLQIGNPKSKKMLMVLSRQHPPEVTGWMAMKAFTEELCASGELQEKFRNEYCIYVVPCVNPDGVNNGHWRHGAGGIDLNRDWEDFNQPETQAIRKFMQNKVAEQRKFYFMIDFHSTYEDIYYTIAPELKGNMPGIVPKIIQAMAKDIPGYDPNIRPNAEDVERVNSTVSIFHEYGAEAVTYEVGDGTPRELIKKKGELTAINLMEIMLEN
- a CDS encoding TlpA disulfide reductase family protein, with the translated sequence MKKTALYIILGLLCSCAPKTDSVLKTGNWLFAFQIDDQNPDQKIPFNVQVINEKHLAVTNADEQIDVQEVTYKRDSVFIKMPVFGSEFKGKISGEKITGEYFNYNKSKVLPIPFEAEYGIENRFEITNKNAADFSGKWKVNFGEEENGSPAIGIFEQDGNHITGTFQTETGDYRYLEGVVNGNTMQLSCFDGAHVFKFTAELNDSTLNGLFYSGNTYKEKWSAVKADGAELADMKTLTYLNPGYDKLSFAFPNEKGDTISLADEKYTGKAVIVQIFGTWCPNCMDETRFLVEMNEKYNAAGLEIIGLDFEVKPDFDYFQQRIKRYRNDLNVSWELVLAGTSNKKKAAEALPMLNKIISYPTAIYIGRKGEIQEIHTGFSGPGTGDAYEDYKTETEALIETLLNESI
- a CDS encoding Gfo/Idh/MocA family oxidoreductase, whose protein sequence is MQKIHVGFIGAGGIARAHVYAILALKFYYNEVPEIVLESVASARKESREAFAQQLGFGKAESVEDFAKNEKIEAVYILGPNKVHFEHFQMALQMPGVKYIYLEKPVCSSLEEEEQMKELLETAGQDVRIQVGFQYLQTSSVREGLKFWRSGKIGKPIHFDLKYYHGDYLQESYRKKRVTRLTPAPDGGAMADLGSHGISLLMAFMGEELQITSGLQAGDFDGVPAGSDLFSSLSLYEPKTGAVGNMSASRISSGSGDLVSLEIYAENGAFRYSSQNPEYFEYYTEGSDQWVKQMVGSNYKPVTSFPSGHVPSGWLRSMVHAHYQFLTGDDSEAVIADLEHGLAVQRIVRETADHLQQFRENFKNDK
- the malQ gene encoding 4-alpha-glucanotransferase; this translates as MTNRKSGILLHITSLPGQEGVGTLGKEAYAFVDLLEESSQKLWQILPLGPVGAGNSPYQCYSAFAGNPVLVDLELLLHEDLLNDEDFEKIPSFKKSKVEFGKVSAWKSTMLKKAFQQFKENKFDHFRDEYYHFLNEHGWWLNDYALFISARDYFGGLHWSEWDLGIKFRDPEAVNDLSERLEQQIAYEKFVQFMFFRQWHRLKHYANEKGIQIVGDVPLYVSGDSSDVWTNTDIFLLDDELQPTEVGGVPPDYFSETGQLWGNPVFNWQRLKEREYDWWMARLHFNLNMFNQVRIDHFRGLESFWSVPAGEETAINGKWIPAHGYEMLSLIKSQIGVLPFIAEDLGIITTEVDHLRERFNLPGMKVLQFAFATNATNKDLPHNYERNYVVYSGTHDNNTTLGWLNAVKAEEKRLVEKYISEENSARQIMQMALASVADTAIFPMQDVLELDEKSRMNTPGTATGNWEWRFQWKQLKAGQKKFLRETTEKYNR
- a CDS encoding alpha/beta fold hydrolase, whose amino-acid sequence is MDLYYRKTGSGSPLVIIHGLYGSSDNWMTISKRLAEKHTVYMIDQRNHGRSGFAETHTYNDMRDDLAEFFEKHNIEKATILGHSMGGKTAMWFAADYPEKVEKLVIADIAPKDYLQLKQEGQFYLHQNILLAMQDIDFSMVKSRNDVDDFLAEKIDDERIRMFLLKNVEKNKKTKQFQWRVNHEVLYDYLEEIVGGVNIHWLDDRIPITAYPVIFIRGLLSKYIQDDDKELIKEIYPEARIVDIPKAGHWLHAEQPQKFAEAVFLCC
- a CDS encoding pyridoxine 5'-phosphate synthase; this translates as MTRLSVNINKIATLRNSRGGKVPSVKDATINCQKFGAQGITIHPRPDERHITRKDVYEIKPLITTEFNIEGYPNEDFLKMVIEVQADQVTLVPDTDAQLTSDHGWDTWKHLGFLKDVIARLQEAGIRTSIFVDPDEKAVEGAAEIKTDRIELYTEPYATFYPIDHAKAIEPFVVAAKMAANLGIDVNAGHDLSLENLNYMYHKIPNLKEVSIGHALIADALYLGLETTIQKYLDCLK
- a CDS encoding CBS domain-containing protein yields the protein MAEKLISDVIPSVSSSETGRKALSHMDVYRVSHIPVVDESKYLGLVSDKLIYDLNLVETQLSTALDKLNTTHAHSDQHIFELAIVMYKLKISVLPVLDEDHYYLGAITLYDLARRFASLFSLQEVGGVLVIEMNVSDYSVSQISQIVESNDVKILSFFIDRKPGANVLDVILKLDSEELSGVVQALMRYDYNVKAIYQDRSMLNDLYQDRFDQFMKFMNI
- a CDS encoding NAD kinase, which gives rise to MKVAVFGTLVSDDFVPVLQEFFGFLRQKNIEVQLYKPFYSHLVEELNSSTYYTSFFHSYSDFDPDNDFIFSVGGDGTFLQSVLNIRNFDIPVIGLNGGRLGFLADISEDQVHYALESIFRKNYKIVERSMLEIEFSNQEDLDFNYALNEMTVLKTDNSSMLNVTARVNGEFLNNYWADGLIIATPTGSTAYSLSVGGPILTPNSANFVITPLAPHNLTIRPIVVPDTCEIELTVEGRGTNYLTSLDSRSFAVEFSTKIKVKKAGFKLKTLQLPEQPFFNTLRSKLMWGMDRRNYNS
- a CDS encoding DUF6089 family protein, with amino-acid sequence MKKLLLVFVTVLLTVSVHAQKTADIGIWGGTLTSVHGDMDDDTPFQSFNLNFGAYFRYNFNARVAMRAMFLTGTFASEGTVESAPWEFDKSVQDLTLQAEINYLRYILGKQKLRFSPYVTFGIGVAYFPYTFTVGRLATDPLGPAGISGFNPDHPELNGDVVGDYEESVTTLTIPFGMGFKYTIGDRLGVGVEYQMRKYMSDQLDDLDDPLAHVNGFSETITYNDGSHNNDWAGYLGVHLTYMIFIGKKACPAYDAKNW